The Candidatus Poribacteria bacterium genome includes a window with the following:
- a CDS encoding ABC transporter permease, whose translation MRPIATIWWREIIRFYRQRSRLFSAIAQPLVFWLLIGSGLSASFQPSGEVDGLSYIAYFYPGIVVLVLLFTSIFATISVVNDRREGFLQGVLVAPVPRWQLVLAQALGGTTLALLQGVLLLLLAPMTGIRFSVASLFLTLGVMALLAFGLTNLGLLIAWRMDSTQGFHAIMNLLLIPIWLLSGAFFPSIGVPGWLAWTMKLNPLTYGLAAFRQSLYLNTATAVGEGPPWTLSMLITGLFCVLTYVAATFTASAQTN comes from the coding sequence ATGAGACCGATTGCAACGATTTGGTGGCGCGAAATCATCAGGTTTTATCGTCAGCGAAGTCGGCTTTTCAGTGCTATCGCACAACCTTTAGTATTTTGGCTTCTCATCGGAAGTGGTTTGAGTGCCTCTTTTCAACCTTCTGGTGAGGTAGATGGACTTAGTTATATTGCGTATTTTTATCCCGGTATCGTCGTTTTAGTCTTGCTTTTTACGTCTATTTTCGCTACAATTTCTGTGGTGAACGACCGGCGTGAAGGTTTCTTGCAAGGCGTACTCGTCGCGCCTGTACCGAGGTGGCAGCTTGTGCTCGCGCAAGCGTTAGGTGGAACCACGTTAGCACTTTTACAAGGCGTGTTGTTGTTACTCCTCGCACCGATGACCGGCATTCGATTCAGTGTAGCATCGCTCTTTCTCACGCTCGGTGTGATGGCACTTTTGGCGTTTGGCTTGACAAATCTCGGACTACTCATCGCGTGGCGGATGGATTCAACCCAGGGGTTTCATGCGATTATGAATCTCCTGTTGATTCCGATTTGGCTTCTCTCCGGTGCGTTTTTTCCGAGTATAGGCGTACCTGGTTGGTTAGCATGGACAATGAAACTGAATCCGTTAACATACGGACTCGCTGCTTTTCGGCAGAGTCTCTATCTTAACACAGCTACAGCAGTTGGCGAGGGACCCCCGTGGACACTCTCGATGCTGATTACCGGTCTATTTTGTGTATTGACTTACGTGGCGGCAACTTTCACAGCGTCTGCACAAACGAATTAG
- a CDS encoding ABC transporter ATP-binding protein, with protein MVDTEILNSVTTEGFRQLTTDSRIKIENLSHAYRTRRALDNVSFDVSCGEIFGLLGPNGSGKTTLFRILSTLMPVTSGSVRILGHDLATEVKAIRHLLGVVFQQPGLDAKLTVVENLRHQGHLYGLAGKTLRSRISELLEHFGLADRATERVEILSGGLQRRVEIAKAVLHSPRILLLDEPTSGLDVVVRRQLNDTLEVLARTGNILVLLTTHLLDDAEACDRVGILDTGKLVALGTPNELKAQVGGDVVLIESTNSGTLDAAIADRFGVSTVLMDNWLRIECKRGHQFARDVVAAFPNEIQSVRFGKPTLEDVFVKLTGNPFV; from the coding sequence GTGGTAGACACAGAGATTTTGAATTCCGTAACTACTGAAGGTTTCCGACAACTGACAACTGACAGTCGAATTAAGATAGAGAATCTTTCGCACGCCTATCGAACACGGCGCGCACTCGACAATGTCAGTTTTGATGTGTCATGCGGTGAGATTTTTGGACTCCTCGGACCGAATGGGAGTGGCAAAACAACACTTTTTCGTATCCTGTCTACGCTGATGCCGGTAACATCTGGCAGCGTTCGTATCCTCGGACACGATTTAGCGACCGAGGTAAAAGCGATTCGGCACCTCTTGGGTGTTGTTTTTCAACAGCCAGGGTTGGATGCGAAACTCACGGTCGTTGAGAATTTACGACACCAGGGACATCTTTATGGTCTCGCTGGTAAAACGCTGCGCTCCCGAATTTCGGAACTGCTTGAGCATTTTGGGCTCGCGGACAGAGCAACCGAACGTGTGGAAATTCTATCTGGCGGTTTGCAAAGACGCGTTGAAATTGCGAAAGCCGTGCTGCATTCGCCTCGCATTCTGCTCCTTGATGAGCCGACGAGCGGATTGGATGTAGTAGTGCGTCGGCAACTCAATGACACTCTTGAGGTGCTCGCACGGACGGGAAATATTCTTGTTCTACTCACAACGCATTTACTGGATGATGCCGAAGCATGCGACAGGGTAGGTATTCTGGATACAGGCAAGTTGGTCGCTCTCGGAACACCGAATGAACTCAAGGCACAGGTCGGTGGCGATGTTGTCCTCATAGAGAGCACAAACAGCGGGACACTTGATGCCGCTATTGCTGATCGGTTCGGCGTTTCGACAGTCTTAATGGATAATTGGTTACGCATTGAATGTAAACGTGGGCATCAGTTCGCCCGGGATGTGGTTGCGGCGTTTCCAAATGAGATTCAATCGGTGCGGTTCGGGAAACCGACGTTAGAGGACGTATTCGTAAAGTTGACAGGAAACCCATTCGTATAG
- a CDS encoding carboxypeptidase regulatory-like domain-containing protein translates to MKTYLLTSFTVFLACCYAGGAFAADSGSGDMEMLVFPKAYKAKAVNNGGTISGVVKFEGDVPEKKALEITKDEKVCGADEKFDESLVVGEGNVLKNTIVYLIDISEGKDFDKAAKPEIDQDGCKFTPHVQIVPVGARLTMLNSDKIMHNVHIFSSNPVNKPQSKNRRRMPLKAVKKAEGPVSVKCDIHGWMSAWIAYVPHPYFAVTNEKGEFTLEDVPAGDYKLGYWHEACGTNNEAPVAVTVAAGGTVTQDFTLKLK, encoded by the coding sequence ATGAAAACCTATTTGTTGACAAGTTTCACGGTATTTCTCGCGTGTTGCTATGCCGGTGGTGCCTTCGCGGCTGACTCCGGTTCAGGAGACATGGAAATGTTGGTGTTTCCTAAAGCGTATAAAGCTAAGGCTGTTAACAATGGCGGCACAATTAGCGGCGTAGTCAAGTTTGAAGGGGACGTGCCTGAAAAGAAAGCACTGGAAATCACCAAAGACGAGAAGGTTTGTGGTGCTGACGAAAAATTTGATGAATCACTGGTCGTCGGTGAAGGCAACGTTCTAAAAAATACGATTGTCTATCTAATTGACATTTCGGAAGGTAAAGATTTTGACAAAGCAGCCAAACCGGAAATTGATCAGGATGGTTGCAAATTCACACCACATGTGCAGATCGTTCCAGTCGGTGCTCGGTTGACGATGCTGAATTCGGATAAGATTATGCACAATGTCCATATCTTCAGTAGCAATCCAGTTAACAAACCGCAGTCGAAAAACCGCCGAAGAATGCCCCTCAAAGCGGTGAAGAAGGCGGAGGGTCCCGTCTCAGTCAAATGCGACATTCACGGATGGATGTCGGCTTGGATTGCCTACGTACCGCATCCCTATTTTGCCGTGACGAACGAAAAAGGTGAGTTCACGCTTGAAGATGTCCCAGCAGGCGACTACAAACTCGGCTATTGGCATGAAGCATGTGGTACTAACAACGAGGCACCTGTCGCTGTTACTGTAGCAGCTGGCGGCACTGTCACGCAAGATTTCACATTGAAACTGAAGTAG